Proteins encoded in a region of the Streptomyces sp. NBC_01298 genome:
- a CDS encoding VOC family protein, whose product MIAELQCVVLDCPDPAALAAFYQSLAGGEVNRPDRRWATDATWATLHLPAGAVLAFQYAEDHRPPRWPDPARPQQIHLDFAVADLDPAHAEVLARGATLLDGDRAGEGWRVYADPAGHPFCLVRH is encoded by the coding sequence ATGATCGCCGAGCTGCAGTGCGTGGTGCTGGACTGCCCCGACCCGGCGGCGCTGGCCGCGTTCTACCAGAGCCTGGCCGGCGGCGAGGTCAACCGTCCCGACCGGCGCTGGGCCACCGACGCCACCTGGGCGACCCTGCACCTGCCCGCCGGTGCGGTCCTCGCGTTCCAGTACGCCGAGGACCACCGGCCACCCCGTTGGCCGGACCCGGCCCGGCCCCAGCAGATCCACCTCGACTTCGCCGTCGCGGACCTGGACCCGGCGCACGCGGAGGTCCTGGCCCGCGGAGCCACCCTGCTGGACGGGGACCGGGCGGGAGAGGGCTGGCGGGTCTACGCCGATCCGGCCGGGCACCCGTTCTGTCTGGTGCGCCACTGA
- a CDS encoding heavy metal-binding domain-containing protein, which translates to MTEGTGQGVTGQELSQDAMRRLAQLRPGEKGSLFTSDLSVNEFLLVREVGFRPLGLVLGASVYHVGIQIGRWTKNQELAKLSQAMYEARELAMSRMEAEASALGADGIVGVRLDIEFKDFGSDIAEFIAVGTAVKADGADPGPGGTWLNNKAKPFTSNLSGQDFWSLIRAGYAPLDMVMGSCVYHVAHQRFTQALSTTGRNVEIEPYTQALYEARELAMSRMRAEGAALEAEGIVAVQLKQHSHGWGSHTTEFFAIGTAVRPLRDDHVIDRPTMVLGLDD; encoded by the coding sequence ATGACCGAGGGAACGGGGCAGGGAGTGACGGGACAGGAGCTGTCGCAGGACGCGATGCGGCGACTGGCACAGCTGCGGCCGGGAGAGAAGGGCTCGCTCTTCACCTCGGACCTGTCCGTGAACGAGTTCCTCCTGGTGCGCGAGGTCGGCTTCCGCCCCCTCGGCCTGGTCCTGGGGGCCTCCGTCTACCACGTGGGCATCCAGATCGGCCGGTGGACGAAGAACCAGGAACTGGCGAAACTGTCGCAGGCCATGTACGAGGCGCGCGAGTTGGCGATGAGCCGGATGGAGGCCGAGGCGAGCGCGCTGGGGGCGGACGGGATCGTGGGGGTGCGCCTCGACATCGAGTTCAAGGACTTCGGATCGGACATCGCCGAGTTCATCGCCGTCGGCACTGCCGTCAAGGCGGACGGCGCCGACCCGGGTCCGGGCGGGACCTGGCTCAACAACAAGGCCAAGCCCTTCACTTCGAACCTGTCCGGCCAGGACTTCTGGAGCCTGATCCGCGCCGGGTACGCCCCGCTGGACATGGTCATGGGGTCGTGCGTCTACCACGTGGCGCACCAGCGCTTCACCCAGGCGCTGTCCACCACCGGCCGCAACGTCGAGATCGAGCCGTACACCCAGGCCCTCTACGAGGCGCGCGAGTTGGCGATGAGCCGGATGCGGGCCGAGGGGGCGGCCCTGGAGGCCGAGGGGATCGTGGCGGTCCAGTTGAAGCAGCACTCCCACGGCTGGGGTTCGCACACCACCGAGTT